The Planktothrix agardhii NIES-204 genomic interval GACAGAAACTCGACTCACAGTTTTTAAACTGCCTCCCCTTTTTGGGGAATAAATAGAAATTGGACTAATATTAGCATGATGTATGCTATCTGATAAAATCATATTTTAAAAAATGATTTTAATTCAAGTGATAACTCTGCAATCGTATATTAATAACTGCTGTATTAAAGTGATTAAACAGTTGTACTTGTCGATGAGCATCAGATAACTGATAATAGGCTTGTTTTTGGTAAATATCCGCCAGTAGTAATCCCGTGATTGAACCGATAAAACCAATAGCAATAGCCCAAAAATAGCCATAACCAACTTTTTGATAAATAAACGAACGATACTCTGAATGCTTTTTCCGTCGAAAAGGATTGTGTTTTTTGATGTAACCCTTCAAAAAATTGGCTACAAAAATTTTAGTATCTTGGTTCGTTGTGTTAGATTTTAAGTCTTCAGATGGCATCAGCCTATACTCCTGTTCCCTCCTGTGTTACGTTCGACTAAAGAACATTTTCTTGGTTCATTTTGTTAAACCTTAACCCTTAAATTTTAAACTACTAGAACACTGTATGGGTTTGACATGACCCATTTTCGTTTCAGAGTGTGACCCCCAAATTACAATTGTGACACGGTTAAGCGTCCCTGATAGTGATAAAGCCAAGGAAATTTCTGAAGAGTCCATAATTGAACTTTTGTCGGTTGACTTAAACAACTTCTACTGATATAGATACTTTCTATTTTAGATTATCGGTAGTCTAAAATGTTAGATTCTGGCGTTTTTCTACCCCACACGGGCGCTATATAGCACCCGCCAAGGCAGTTAGGACATAGAATAGGAGCAGCTCTGTTTTGACGTTGTGCTTGCCCCCCTATGGCTAAACCTTATAGTTACAACTTGCGTTCAAAAGTGATCGCAGCCATTCAACAAGATGGTATGAAGAAAAGTGAAGTCAGTCAACTGCTCAATATCAGTCGGAACACGATTGACTTATGGTTGAAGCGACAAGCTGAAACAGGAGATTTCAAAGCTCTGCCTAATCGACCACCTGGTAATAACCATAAAATTACAGACTGGGATAAATTTCATCAGTTTGCTAAAATTTATGGGGATAAAACCCAAGCCGAATTGGCTCAACTCTGGGAAGCTAAAATTAGCGCTCGCACTATTTCAAGAGCTTTAAAAAAAATTGGTTTGACACGAAAAAAAACTTATGGTTACCGAGAACGAGATGAAACTAAACGGCAAGATTTCATAGCCCAATTGTCAACTTTGCCAACCGAAAAGATTGTGTACGTCGATGAATCAGGCATGGATAGCCGAGACGAATATGATTATGGATGGAATCTCAAAGGGCAACGTTTTCACGCACTCAATTCCTGGCGTCGTCTTGGACGAGTCAATATGATTGCTGCTTTGTGTAACCAAAATCTGATGGCAACTTTTACTGTAGATCGAGCTTGTAATCGAAGCTATACTTATTCAGCAAGCCCTAATTACAAATAAATTATAAATAATTGCAAAACAAAAGCAACCTTTAGAATGAAAGATTGC includes:
- a CDS encoding integral membrane sensor signal transduction histidine kinase yields the protein MPSEDLKSNTTNQDTKIFVANFLKGYIKKHNPFRRKKHSEYRSFIYQKVGYGYFWAIAIGFIGSITGLLLADIYQKQAYYQLSDAHRQVQLFNHFNTAVINIRLQSYHLN
- a CDS encoding putative transposase — translated: MAKPYSYNLRSKVIAAIQQDGMKKSEVSQLLNISRNTIDLWLKRQAETGDFKALPNRPPGNNHKITDWDKFHQFAKIYGDKTQAELAQLWEAKISARTISRALKKIGLTRKKTYGYRERDETKRQDFIAQLSTLPTEKIVYVDESGMDSRDEYDYGWNLKGQRFHALNSWRRLGRVNMIAALCNQNLMATFTVDRACNRSYTYSASPNYK